The following proteins are encoded in a genomic region of Alnus glutinosa chromosome 8, dhAlnGlut1.1, whole genome shotgun sequence:
- the LOC133874510 gene encoding uncharacterized protein LOC133874510: MNCFLPHWPIISTSTFFDGLWFNIIITSGTCSSSGGNSSGDSSSRGSSSGDFFPGEFCTESLDGSISVACFVGKASSGAPISFPCAFLFRGILSFAPIGLPRFRRALDSFAAVLVNCPTGTSIFVGVLAAGM, translated from the exons ATGAATTGCTTCCTTCCACATTGGCCAATCATTTCTACGTCGACATTCTTCGACGGATTgtggttcaatatcatcattacttctg gtaCCTGTTCCTCTTCAGGGGGTAACTCTTCAGGAGATTCCTCTTCAAGAGGTTCCTCTTCAGGGGATTTCTTTCCAGGAGAATTttgtacagaaagtttggatggatcaatttccgttgcctgttttgtgggtaaggcctcttcaggagcgccgatttcatttccttgtgcttttctcTTCCGGGGAATCTTATCCTTTGCACCAATAGGTCTTCCACGCTTCAGGCGTGCCTTAGACTCATTTGCTGCTGTATTAGTTAATTGTCCTACAGGGACTTCTATCTTTGTTGGAGTATTAGCAGctggaatgtga